A DNA window from Camelina sativa cultivar DH55 chromosome 13, Cs, whole genome shotgun sequence contains the following coding sequences:
- the LOC104735441 gene encoding ankyrin-3: MTVFSGKQVVPVDYEAEVSQRLLDAILDGDFKTVSDCVSDPLLDVNFVGAVSLKTRRSEVVLRDESPSEVRVEYEEFKTDVTALFLAVNFGNVALVKKLLNIGADVNQKLFRGFATTVAVREGHFDVFEILLKAGASQPACEEALLGASCHGRSRFAELLMGTDLIRPQVAVHALATACCRGFVDVVGTLLKCGVDANSTDRLLLQSSKPSLYTNVDCTPLVAAIVNRQVSAVRVLLQAGVKTDIMVKLGAWSWDTNTGEELRIGAGVAEPYPLTWCAVEYFETSGDILRLLLKVQSPDAPHNGRTLLHHAVLCGNQGAVRVLLNCGADPETSIKTSRGVGLRPIHIAARDGSVEIIQQLVSFGCDINSKKDAGNTALLISIKHKHSECVKVLVLAGADFGLVNKIGQSVVSVAESNKWSLGLERVLLELIRFGVVPYSSNASVFSPLLYVAKAGDAEALKSLVKAQGIFLDYQDEEGFSAAMLAAMNGHVEAFRVLVYAGADMKLYNNSGETVVSLSEKNGNRDVIEKVMLEFALEKDNRNMAGGFYALHCAARRGDVKAVELLSGKGYDLDIPDGDGYTPLMLAAIEGHGHMCEFLMARGANCNARNRRGEMLLDLATGDAEKVIRNELSRRFVIEGSSVMKHTKGGKGKKHGKELRMLESSGILSWGKSRKRNVVCKEVEIGMSQRFRKNRKGKSDAGEEEEGMFRIVTMENKEVHFVCEGGLVCAQMWVRGIILVTRETICGISHIQN, from the exons ATGACGGTTTTCTCCGGCAAACAAGTCGTTCCTGTGGATTACGAAGCCGAGGTATCGCAGCGGCTTCTAGACGCAATCCTCGACGGAGATTTCAAAACGGTGTCGGATTGTGTCTCTGATCCACTCCTCGACGTTAACTTCGTCGGCGCCGTCAGCTTAAAAACGAGGAGGAGCGAGGTCGTGCTCCGGGATGAGTCGCCCAGTGAAGTCAGAGTCGAGTACGAAGAGTTCAAAACTGATGTAACGGCGTTGTTCCTCGCCGTTAATTTCGGAAACGTAGCTCTCGTCAAGAAGTTACTG AACATTGGAGCTGATGTGAACCAGAAGCTCTTCAGGGGATTTGCAACAACTGTAGCTGTAAGGGAAGGTCATTTCGATGTATTTGAGATTCTACTCAAAGCCGGTGCTTCTCAGCCTGCTTGTGAGGAAGCTCTATTAGGGGCTAGCTGTCATGGACGCTCGAGGTTCGCTGAGCTGCTCATGGGAACTGATCTTATTCGTCCTCAAGTCGCTGTTCACGCTCTAGCCACTGCTTGTTGCAGAGGTTTTGTGGACGTCGTAGGGACCTTGCTTAAA TGCGGAGTAGATGCTAATTCAACAGATaggcttcttcttcaatcttcaaaACCTTCTCTTTACACAAATGTCGACTGTACACCCCTTGTTGCTGCCATTGTCAATAGGCAAGTCTCTGCCGTCCGCGTTTTACTACAG GCTGGTGTCAAGACAGATATCATGGTGAAGCTTGGAGCATGGTCATGGGACACTAACACTGGAGAAGAGCTCAGGATTGGAGCTGGAGTGGCTGAGCCTTACCCTTTGACCTGGTGTGCTGTAGAATACTTTGAAACAAGTGGCGACATTTTGCGTTTGTTGCTCAAAGTTCAGTCTCCGGACGCTCCTCACAATGGTCGGACACTTCTCCATCATGCTGTCCTCTGCGGCAACCAGGGAGCAGTCAGAGTCCTCCTCAACTGCGGCGCCGATCCAGAAACCTCTATCAAAACTTCACGAGGCGTTGGACTCCGACCGATTCATATTGCTGCACGTGATGGATCAGTGGAGATCATACAACAACTAGTTAGCTTTGGCTGCGATATAAACTCGAAGAAGGATGCTGGGAACACAGCCCTGTTGATCTCTATAAAACACAAACATTCAGAGTGCGTAAAGGTGCTCGTCCTTGCTGGTGCTGATTTCGGTTTAGTGAACAAGATTGGTCAGTCTGTTGTTTCGGTCGCTGAGTCAAACAAGTGGTCTCTAGGATTAGAACGAGTACTTCTTGAACTGATACGGTTCGGTGTGGTTCCATATTCAAGCAACGCTTCAGTATTCTCGCCTTTGCTATACGTGGCTAAAGCAGGAGATGCCGAGGCGCTAAAATCTCTTGTAAAAGCTCAAGGCATTTTCCTAGACTATCAAGACGAGGAAGGTTTTTCGGCTGCAATGCTAGCTGCCATGAATGGCCACGTTGAAGCATTCAGAGTCTTAGTCTACGCAGGCGCAGATATGAAGCTATACAACAACTCTGGAGAGACAGTAGTCTCTCTGTCTGAGAAGAACGGTAACCGTGACGTGATAGAGAAAGTGATGCTCGAGTTTGCTCTTGAGAAGGACAACAGGAACATGGCAGGCGGGTTCTATGCTCTACACTGTGCTGCACGGCGTGGAGACGTCAAAGCGGTGGAGCTTTTGAGTGGAAAGGGATACGATCTGGACATCCCGGATGGAGACGGCTACACTCCACTCATGCTTGCGGCCATCGAAGGCCATGGACATATGTGTGAATTCCTAATGGCCCGTGGTGCAAACTGCAATGCTAGGAACAGGAGAGGGGAAATGCTACTGGACCTCGCGACCGGTGATGCAGAGAAGGTGATTCGTAACGAGTTGTCTCGAAGGTTTGTGATAGAAGGAAGTAGTGTGATGAAACACACCAAGGGAGGGAAAGGGAAGAAGCATGGCAAGGAATTGAGAATGTTGGAATCAAGCGGAATACTAAGTTGGGGAAAGTCGCGAAAGAGGAACGTGGTTTGCAAGGAAGTAGAGATCGGGATGAGCCAGCGGTTTAGGAAGAACCGTAAGGGGAAAAGCGAtgcaggagaggaagaagaagggatGTTCCGAATAGTGACTATGGAAAACAAGGAGGTTCATTTTGTGTGTGAAGGTGGGTTGGTGTGTGCACAGATGTGGGTGAGGGGAATAATACTTGTGACCAGAGAGACTATTTGTGGGATAAGTCATATTCAAAATTAG